The Acidobacteriota bacterium DNA segment ATAAAAAAGCTTCAGTGTCTTTCTCGATTTTCTCAGGACCCTCAACTTCTTCTCAAGAGCCAATCAAAACAAGCTTGTGCACCGCCTTAACATCGCAAGGTGACTGGCAGTCTGTGGTTCGTGTTTGCGAAAAGGGTTTGTTGATAGATGCCGATGCCGCTTCACTCTGAGGGAAGAACAACAAACAAAGAAGAAAATACATAGAGGGGATAACGAGGTTTTTCATGTCGCATAGGATTTTAATTGTTGACGATGAAATGGATACCGCACAGATGTTGCGGGTGATTTTAGAATCCCGGAATTATCTTTGCTCAATTGCTTCAAACGGGAAAGATGGTCTTCAACTCATTCTCGATGAAAAACCGGACCTGGTCTTGATGGATTACATGATGCCAATCATGACTGGGGTTGAAGCCTTCAAACTGCTCCGACGCATTGAATCCAGCACCAGCAACCGACCAACGCCGGTCATTATGCTGACGGCCAAATCTGATAATGAAGACGAACAGAAAGAACTGCTTGACCTTGGGCTGCGTGCCTACATCACCAAACCGTTCCGGTATCAAATGTTATTAGAGACTATCGGAAAAATCGTGACCGAACCTCATTAAGGCGCGTTTTTCTTCCCTGTGAACCGGCCCCACCTGAAACGATAGTCATGTTCTCAGGTGGCCAGTTTTGACTTCCCCTGTGTGATTTTTCCCACGTGATTCAAAAATCCTTCGAGCACCGCCGCCGGCGCCTCAACCTGCGGATAATGCCCAATTCCTTCTAATCCAACCACATCTGGATTTGGGATCAATTCCCGATACCGCTCGACCATATGAGCGCCCGAAACCGGATCCGCGAGCCCGTTGATGACCCGCAACGGGACCCTGGTCTGTTGGAGCGTTCCCACCCAGCGTTCACGAAATCGTTTCCGTTCACCGATATACCTGATCAATTTGTGGGCAATCTGTGTTCCCTGATTGGTGGAATTGAGTGTCCAAAAGGCGGTCAATTCTTCGGCTGAAGGTTGTGTTTGCGCACCAAAAACAGCCGACAGGCTGCGACAGAATTTTTCCTCGGTAATCAGTTTCCCAATCAACGGTCCAAGTGGTGAGTTGAGGAGCTTTTGGATAAATCGGGCCCGATGGACTTCTGGAAACAAGCCTCCATTGAGAAAACAAACCGACACAATTTCTAACCCTGACTGACCGTGCCGGGAACGATCTTCAAAGCGCGCCAGCAGTTCCTGGGCCACCGTGTCGCCATAGTCGTGGGCAAAAATATGCGCCCGGTCAATGTTGAGATGATTCAGGATTGTTTCGTGCAAAGTGGCCTGGTCAAGGATCGAGTATTCATAAGTGTGAGGCTTGTCAGAAAATCCAAACCCGATCATATCCAGGGCGAGCACCCGAAACCGACTGGTCAATTCCGGCCAAATGCAGTGCCAATCCCACGAGGCGGTTGGAAATCCATGAATGCACAGGACGGGGAATCCCGCACCTTCGTCACGGTAAAAAATCTGGTGGCCACGATAGGAAAAGAATTTTCCACGAGTTTTCCAGTCAGTTAATGTCATAGGCGGTATTTTAGGGTTCAGGGTTCGGGGTTCAGGGTTCGGGGTTCAGGGTTCAGGGTTCGGGGTTCGGGGTTCGGGGTTCGGGGTTCCGGGTTCCGGGTTCCGGGTTCCGGGTTCCGGGTTCCGGGTTCCGGGTTCCGGGTTTTCGAATTTATGTCCTTTTCTTTCCACCCCGGAACCCTGAACCCCGAACCCCAAACCCTGAACCCGGTTTTTTATTTGGCTTTGATTCGAAATGTGCTGGAAACCCCTTCACCGATATTTCCAGCCGCATCACGGGCTGTCACTTTGATCACGGCCTGTTTTACTTTTTGAACCGGCGACGTGACAGTAAAGACCTGGGTTGTGCCTGGTAAGCCGGTTGCTAACGAGAGACCGAAGCTTTGGCCACCATCGCTCGAAAGCAGAATGTCGTGTGAGGTAACTCCGACATTATCTTGAGAGGTCCAACTCACCTGGAATGAAAAGGTTTTGATTTTAGCCCCACCAACTGGAGAAAGCACCGAAACTCCTGGCGCGGTGGTATCGCTTCCATTTCCACCTTCAGGTGCCACAAACCGAATGTAGCGCGGTACGACGCCAAACCCGCTTCCGCTGCCTTGCAGATTGTATCCGCTGGCCACCCAACCGGATGGATCAACGCTGCTCTGACGAACTCGAAGGTAATCTCCCCAGACATCGCTATTTGGTCCACGATTCCCGACACCGACGACCAGAATATCCAGATTTGATAATTCCGTGCCAGAAGCTGATTTTGAGACCAGGGCTCCGAAGGAAGGGAACAGCCGCCCCCCAGCCCAACCAATCACACCACCAAGTTTCCCGGCGGCGTTTGGGGCTAGCGACGGATAGAAAAAGGCAAAGTTTAGATTCCAAATCGCTCCATCCTCAACCAGTGCTTTCGACGCTTCATCCACTGTTACATAGTGGACATAGGGGAACGGAAATTGACCTAACCCACCAGTTCCTCGCGCGGCATTCCACAAAAACCCAACCTTCCCGCCAGAAACCCAGGCTGATAAAACCCGGTCATCTGATCGAAGGCAAGGGTTGGCCCCGTCACCGTCAATGCAGGTGTTATCCCGAAAGGGGTAGGCGGCGTGCGAAACGTCATTGATTGCAACGTCGGGGCTGGATTCCGGCCAACTAAAGATCCGCAGGGAACTGTTGGTCCGGTGTCCGGCCCAGTACATCGTTGTCGTGGCACCCTGGGCTGGGGAACTAAAGAAGTCTTCCCCAGTGGCATAATATCCAATCGAAAGATTGCCACCAGTTGCCAGTTCACTGAGTGGGGCGCGGAAAATCGCACTTGCCCGATAGTCGTCTGAACGGGTGTAAATATTGATGGTGAAATACAAAAAGCTATTGCTAATAGTTAAATGTGGGTAATCAAACCAGTCTGAATCGGAAATTCCTTCAATCAATTCAGGCTCGAAATCATAGTACATCCAGTCACCCGCCGGATTATTGGTGACAGCGATTCGGACCACATTGCCGGA contains these protein-coding regions:
- a CDS encoding response regulator, translating into MSHRILIVDDEMDTAQMLRVILESRNYLCSIASNGKDGLQLILDEKPDLVLMDYMMPIMTGVEAFKLLRRIESSTSNRPTPVIMLTAKSDNEDEQKELLDLGLRAYITKPFRYQMLLETIGKIVTEPH
- a CDS encoding alpha/beta hydrolase — its product is MTLTDWKTRGKFFSYRGHQIFYRDEGAGFPVLCIHGFPTASWDWHCIWPELTSRFRVLALDMIGFGFSDKPHTYEYSILDQATLHETILNHLNIDRAHIFAHDYGDTVAQELLARFEDRSRHGQSGLEIVSVCFLNGGLFPEVHRARFIQKLLNSPLGPLIGKLITEEKFCRSLSAVFGAQTQPSAEELTAFWTLNSTNQGTQIAHKLIRYIGERKRFRERWVGTLQQTRVPLRVINGLADPVSGAHMVERYRELIPNPDVVGLEGIGHYPQVEAPAAVLEGFLNHVGKITQGKSKLAT